Proteins encoded together in one uncultured Desulfosarcina sp. window:
- a CDS encoding MoxR family ATPase, whose product MRFDSVQNSRTLLEAAGYICTREIATVIFLAASTRKPVLVEGPAGVGKTELAKAVSRSLGREMIRLQCYEGLDEAKALYEWEYAKQLLYTQMVKDKVADVVDRAGSLTEAVERIAGQEDAFFSERFMLPRPLLRAIRSTAPVVLLVDEVDKSDPEFEAFLLEILSDYQVTIPELGTVTAAHIPFVVLTSNSYRDMSDALKRRCIHLYIDYPDRDTELAIVRKKVPGIAEGLAGQMVDAMARIRELDLKKRPSISETLDWARALIALQVDTLSPEIVADTLNVICKHREDARQVREQVRQVVNFR is encoded by the coding sequence ATGCGATTCGACAGCGTCCAAAACTCCCGAACCCTGCTGGAAGCGGCGGGCTATATCTGCACCCGTGAAATCGCAACGGTCATCTTTCTGGCCGCCAGCACCCGAAAGCCCGTCCTGGTGGAAGGCCCCGCCGGGGTGGGTAAAACCGAACTGGCCAAGGCGGTTTCACGCAGCCTGGGCCGGGAAATGATCCGCCTGCAATGCTATGAAGGGCTGGACGAAGCCAAAGCCCTGTACGAATGGGAATACGCCAAGCAACTGCTCTACACCCAGATGGTGAAAGACAAGGTCGCCGACGTGGTCGATCGCGCCGGCAGTCTGACCGAGGCCGTGGAACGCATCGCCGGCCAGGAGGATGCCTTCTTCTCCGAACGCTTCATGCTGCCCCGGCCCCTTTTGCGGGCGATCCGGTCCACCGCACCGGTGGTCCTGCTGGTGGATGAGGTAGACAAATCCGATCCCGAGTTCGAAGCTTTCCTGCTGGAAATTCTCAGCGATTACCAGGTCACCATCCCCGAGCTGGGCACCGTCACGGCGGCCCATATTCCCTTTGTAGTCCTAACCTCCAACAGCTACCGCGATATGAGCGACGCCCTCAAGCGCCGCTGCATCCATCTGTATATCGACTATCCCGACCGGGATACCGAACTGGCCATTGTGCGGAAAAAAGTGCCCGGCATTGCCGAAGGGCTGGCCGGACAGATGGTTGACGCCATGGCCCGCATTCGTGAACTCGATCTTAAAAAGAGGCCCAGCATTTCCGAAACCCTGGACTGGGCCAGGGCCCTGATCGCCCTGCAAGTGGACACGCTATCTCCGGAAATCGTTGCCGATACGCTCAATGTGATCTGCAAACACCGGGAGGACGCCCGCCAGGTCCGCGAGCAGGTCCGGCAGGTAGTCAATTTCAGGTGA
- a CDS encoding diadenylate cyclase gives MELLTQLTTGLRWQDVVDILLNSYILFRLYVLFRGTNVIRMIMAIAMLWILERTAVYMGLIVTSWAIQGIIAAAALIIIIVFRNEIASVLQTRNFKSFFWGIPQRQIQTPVDIIVEGVYELARRKLGALIVLPLKKGIETVIQSGIPWKGALSREMLLSVFWHGNPVHDGAAIIQGDRIVEVAAILPLSKRTDLPSYFGTRHRAAIGLAEQSDALVIVVSEERGRVMVFKDDAAINIDNNIELRHVLQEHAGEATAASGLKKQAVELGIAAMICLVGITGIWFSFARGLEALATLKVPVEFMNRDPGLEIFSASASSVNLQLSGSGSLIKSIRPDQVKIKLDLANAVAGSNQIPIARESIALPPGIQLKQVDPQMLEVNLDRPVQKALPIQPDWTGKLADNLILEDARLVPDTVKVVGGSQMLKDIHTIYTEKIPLDNITTGGTVSVSLVLQPSSLKLEDGLKNRIDVIYKVRRRPPASP, from the coding sequence ATGGAACTGTTGACGCAATTGACCACCGGTCTTCGCTGGCAGGATGTCGTCGATATCCTGCTGAACAGCTATATCCTCTTCAGGCTCTATGTGCTGTTCCGGGGGACCAACGTTATCCGCATGATCATGGCCATTGCCATGCTCTGGATTCTGGAGCGCACGGCGGTTTACATGGGGCTGATCGTCACCAGCTGGGCCATTCAGGGCATCATCGCCGCAGCCGCGCTGATCATCATCATCGTTTTCCGCAACGAGATTGCCAGCGTCCTGCAAACCCGCAACTTCAAGTCTTTTTTCTGGGGCATCCCCCAGCGCCAGATCCAGACGCCGGTGGACATTATCGTCGAGGGCGTCTACGAACTGGCCCGCCGCAAGCTGGGCGCACTGATCGTTCTGCCCCTGAAAAAAGGCATCGAAACCGTGATCCAGAGTGGTATTCCCTGGAAAGGCGCGCTCTCCCGTGAAATGCTGCTGAGCGTTTTCTGGCATGGCAACCCGGTGCACGACGGCGCCGCGATTATTCAGGGAGATCGAATCGTGGAGGTGGCCGCCATTTTGCCATTGTCCAAGCGAACCGACCTGCCTTCCTACTTCGGCACCCGCCATCGCGCCGCCATCGGCCTGGCCGAGCAATCCGACGCCCTGGTCATTGTGGTTTCCGAAGAGCGCGGACGAGTAATGGTATTCAAGGATGACGCCGCCATCAACATCGACAACAACATCGAACTGCGCCATGTGCTCCAGGAACATGCCGGCGAGGCAACCGCAGCCAGCGGGCTGAAAAAACAGGCGGTGGAGTTGGGAATCGCCGCCATGATCTGTCTGGTGGGCATCACCGGCATCTGGTTCAGTTTCGCCCGGGGACTGGAAGCCCTGGCGACCTTGAAAGTTCCCGTGGAGTTCATGAACCGGGATCCCGGCCTGGAAATCTTTTCCGCCTCGGCCAGCAGCGTCAACCTGCAGCTCAGCGGTTCGGGGAGTCTGATCAAATCCATTCGGCCCGATCAGGTGAAGATCAAGCTGGATCTGGCCAATGCCGTTGCCGGGTCAAACCAGATCCCCATTGCCCGGGAGAGCATCGCCCTGCCGCCCGGTATCCAGCTCAAACAGGTCGATCCCCAAATGCTGGAGGTCAACCTGGATCGGCCGGTTCAAAAAGCCCTCCCCATCCAGCCCGACTGGACCGGGAAACTGGCCGACAACCTGATTCTGGAAGACGCCCGCCTGGTCCCCGACACGGTCAAGGTGGTGGGCGGCAGCCAGATGCTCAAGGATATCCATACCATTTACACGGAAAAAATCCCCCTGGACAACATCACCACCGGCGGCACCGTTTCGGTCAGCCTGGTGCTGCAACCCTCCTCCCTGAAGTTGGAAGATGGCCTCAAAAACCGCATTGACGTCATCTACAAAGTCCGCCGGCGTCCGCCGGCCTCGCCGTGA
- a CDS encoding DUF2914 domain-containing protein: MRPSIKKFTRFCLAAGLLAISLTLWSHDLSATAKPILSKAVMCETIEEYAPVNTAVVFSIERGRVSCYTEFDPVPEKTYIHHKWYRRDSLVTVKRLTINPPRWSSFTSVQLRDSDKGPWRVEITDADDKLMRTLRFSIAD; the protein is encoded by the coding sequence ATGCGACCCTCGATTAAAAAATTCACCCGGTTCTGCCTGGCGGCCGGCCTGCTGGCCATTTCCTTGACTTTATGGAGCCATGATCTGTCCGCAACCGCGAAACCGATTTTATCGAAAGCGGTCATGTGCGAGACCATCGAAGAATATGCGCCGGTGAACACGGCCGTGGTCTTTTCCATCGAACGGGGGCGGGTCTCCTGCTACACGGAATTCGATCCGGTGCCCGAGAAAACCTATATTCACCACAAATGGTATCGCCGGGACAGCCTGGTCACGGTAAAACGGCTGACCATCAATCCTCCCCGCTGGTCTTCGTTCACCAGCGTGCAGCTCAGGGACTCCGACAAGGGGCCCTGGCGGGTGGAGATTACCGATGCCGATGACAAACTTATGCGCACCTTGCGATTCAGCATAGCCGATTGA
- a CDS encoding PEP/pyruvate-binding domain-containing protein: MAKNSANANLPAFFQHGDFDAHFKVFHELMSNKVFEILLVASPYDAYILEEDGSLASKIINEYRGLNLSRPPRITRAATAARAMEMLAKKAFHLVIAMPHLNDMDAFDLGAQIKKGFPELPVVLLAHSLKGIDPPPEGKDLSGIDRIFIWSGDSDLLLAIVKSMEDRLNVAADTRKAMVRVLILVEDSPLYTSYFLPLIYKEVVNQTQEVLEESLNQEHRLLKMRARPKILVAENYEQAMDLYRRYGDYLFGIISDTRYPKGGKVTADAGFEFLSEVRRAIPDLPLLLISNEPHNKDLAARIPAAFLDKNSDDLLGEIHQFFLGSLGFGDFIFRRPDGSEIARAANLRELEAILPKIPDESLLYHATRNRFSNWIMARSEIALASHLRKARAADFSGSEEIREFIVAHIHALRKWRQKGVVVHFNSKDYDPDISDFVKIGNGSLGGKARGLAFVTNLLRNSPHLQERYPQVTIQVPKTLVITTEGFDAFISHNGLDFSATAACTDDEIAAAFLQGEMPPWLEEQLCLYLQAVRQPLSIRSSGLLEDVHNHPFTGLYKTFMVPNNHPDFAVRCNQLNNAVKLVYASTWFEGPRTFLNNTAYRIRRDQMAVIVQQLVGSRHGAFFYPDISGIAQSHNFYPVAPLKAEDGVARIVMGLGRGIPEGESYLRFSPAYPKSLPQFSKIDDILANAQRRFWALAMENLPDALFFDRGVNVELRHVEDAENEEPLKRLAGTYIPEEHRIRDSVQMPGMRILTFAPVLKYDRFPLPGLLKDLLDIGHEGMGCAAEFEFSVDLTGDGDNKGTFNILQMRPMSAGQDMHDVEIGAEDIAQALCFSKEAMGHGRIQTMADIVFVRPDTFDPGKTEDIARAIAAVNQRLKMEKRPYLLMGPGRWGSFDRWLGIPVKWRDIDGVGGMIEIRNEALKADPSHGSHFFQNITGNGIPYLTVTEGESGEIRWAVLKTLPVAESGAYINHVRLPQPLILKCDGRRSLAVVLLKETSGR; encoded by the coding sequence ATGGCCAAAAACAGCGCCAACGCCAATCTGCCGGCATTCTTTCAACATGGGGATTTCGACGCTCACTTTAAAGTATTCCACGAGCTGATGTCAAACAAGGTGTTCGAGATCCTCCTGGTTGCCAGCCCTTACGACGCTTACATCCTGGAGGAAGACGGCAGCCTGGCGTCCAAGATCATCAACGAGTACCGGGGCCTGAATCTGAGCCGCCCGCCGCGCATCACCCGGGCGGCAACGGCGGCCCGGGCCATGGAGATGCTGGCCAAAAAGGCATTCCATCTGGTGATTGCCATGCCGCATCTCAACGACATGGATGCCTTCGACCTGGGCGCGCAGATCAAAAAGGGCTTTCCCGAGCTGCCGGTCGTGCTTCTGGCCCACAGCCTCAAAGGCATCGATCCGCCGCCGGAGGGCAAGGATCTGAGCGGCATCGACCGGATCTTTATCTGGTCGGGCGATTCCGATCTGCTGCTGGCTATCGTCAAAAGCATGGAAGACCGGCTCAACGTAGCCGCCGACACCCGCAAGGCCATGGTGCGGGTGCTGATCCTGGTGGAAGATTCGCCCCTGTACACCTCCTATTTTCTTCCCCTGATCTATAAAGAGGTCGTCAACCAGACCCAGGAAGTGTTGGAAGAAAGCCTGAACCAGGAGCACCGTCTGCTCAAGATGCGCGCCCGCCCCAAAATTCTCGTGGCCGAAAATTACGAGCAGGCCATGGACCTGTATCGCCGGTACGGGGACTATCTGTTCGGTATCATCTCGGACACCCGCTATCCCAAGGGCGGCAAGGTTACCGCCGACGCCGGATTCGAGTTCCTTTCCGAAGTCCGCCGGGCCATTCCGGACCTGCCCCTTCTGCTGATCAGCAACGAACCGCATAACAAGGATCTGGCCGCCCGGATACCGGCAGCCTTCCTGGACAAAAACAGCGACGATCTGCTGGGCGAAATCCACCAGTTCTTTCTGGGTTCTCTCGGGTTCGGCGATTTCATTTTCAGACGGCCCGACGGCAGCGAAATCGCACGGGCCGCCAATCTCAGGGAACTGGAAGCGATCCTGCCGAAGATTCCCGACGAATCTTTGCTCTATCACGCCACCCGCAACCGTTTCTCCAACTGGATCATGGCGCGCAGTGAGATCGCCCTGGCCTCCCATCTGAGAAAAGCCCGGGCCGCCGATTTTTCCGGATCGGAAGAGATCCGCGAGTTTATCGTCGCCCATATCCATGCCCTGAGAAAATGGCGCCAAAAGGGTGTGGTGGTGCACTTCAATTCCAAGGACTACGATCCCGACATCTCCGATTTCGTCAAGATCGGCAATGGCTCTTTGGGCGGCAAGGCCCGCGGACTGGCCTTTGTGACCAACCTGCTGCGCAACTCGCCCCATTTGCAGGAACGCTACCCGCAGGTGACCATCCAGGTCCCCAAAACCCTGGTCATCACCACGGAAGGCTTCGACGCCTTCATCTCCCACAACGGGCTGGATTTTTCCGCCACGGCAGCCTGTACGGACGACGAGATTGCCGCTGCCTTTCTCCAGGGTGAAATGCCTCCCTGGCTGGAAGAGCAGTTATGCCTCTACCTGCAGGCCGTTCGTCAGCCCCTTTCCATCCGCAGTTCGGGCCTGCTGGAGGATGTCCACAACCACCCGTTCACCGGGCTTTATAAAACCTTCATGGTGCCCAACAACCATCCCGACTTTGCCGTCCGCTGCAACCAGTTGAACAACGCCGTCAAGCTGGTTTACGCCTCCACCTGGTTCGAGGGTCCGCGGACCTTTTTGAACAACACCGCCTACCGCATCCGCCGGGACCAGATGGCCGTGATCGTCCAGCAGCTGGTGGGCAGCCGACACGGCGCCTTTTTCTATCCCGACATTTCCGGAATCGCCCAGTCCCACAATTTCTATCCCGTGGCCCCCCTGAAAGCCGAAGACGGCGTGGCCCGTATCGTCATGGGATTAGGCCGCGGCATTCCGGAAGGGGAATCGTACCTGCGGTTTTCTCCGGCCTACCCCAAATCGCTGCCCCAATTTTCCAAGATCGACGACATCCTGGCCAATGCCCAGCGCCGCTTCTGGGCTCTGGCCATGGAAAACCTGCCCGACGCCCTTTTCTTCGACCGGGGGGTCAACGTGGAACTCCGGCATGTGGAAGACGCCGAAAACGAAGAACCGCTCAAGCGGCTGGCCGGCACCTACATTCCCGAGGAACATCGCATCCGGGACAGCGTCCAGATGCCCGGAATGCGGATTCTCACTTTCGCCCCGGTGCTCAAGTACGACCGCTTCCCGCTGCCGGGACTGCTCAAGGATCTGCTGGACATCGGCCACGAGGGGATGGGATGCGCGGCCGAATTCGAATTCTCCGTGGACCTCACCGGCGATGGAGACAACAAAGGAACTTTCAATATTCTCCAGATGCGGCCCATGTCCGCCGGCCAGGACATGCACGATGTGGAGATCGGCGCCGAAGATATCGCCCAGGCCCTGTGCTTCTCCAAAGAGGCCATGGGCCACGGCCGCATTCAGACCATGGCCGACATCGTCTTTGTACGGCCCGACACCTTCGACCCCGGCAAGACGGAGGACATTGCCCGGGCCATTGCCGCGGTCAATCAACGCCTGAAAATGGAAAAGCGCCCCTACCTGCTGATGGGGCCCGGACGGTGGGGGTCCTTCGACCGCTGGCTGGGCATCCCGGTCAAATGGCGCGACATCGATGGCGTAGGCGGCATGATCGAAATCCGCAACGAGGCCCTGAAAGCCGATCCCTCCCACGGCTCCCATTTTTTCCAGAATATCACCGGCAACGGCATTCCCTACCTGACCGTCACCGAAGGCGAAAGCGGCGAGATTCGCTGGGCCGTTCTCAAGACCCTGCCCGTGGCGGAATCCGGTGCGTACATCAACCACGTACGCCTGCCGCAACCGTTGATCCTCAAATGTGACGGCAGGCGCTCGCTGGCGGTGGTGCTGCTCAAGGAAACTTCCGGCCGATGA
- a CDS encoding MFS transporter, producing the protein MRVVRLERRVGSHRLILGEYGRRPLFSSPNRKCPFAGSAFAMKKPNKAVWGWALYDWANSAFATTVMSGFFPVFFKQFWSSGVDVNLSTARLGLGNAIAGLLVALAAPVLGAVADQGSARKRFLAFFAYLGVLTTAALFFVGQGQWTFALAVYILGVIGFSGANVFYDALLPEVAREDEVDIISGFGFSMGYLGGGLLFLVNVLMVVMPQRFGLADAGQAVRIGFLSVALWWGFFTIFVLLWVPEPTRPSGAQSLKRSWRDGFVQLRHTFTRIRHMKTVLLFLCAYWLYIDGVDTIIRMAVDYGMSLGFAANDLLLALLITQFVGFPAALAFGRLGQKIGARKGIYIAIAVYVAVTFWGIAMTRKEEFYVLAIVIGLVQGGIQALSRSYYARLIPADKPAEFFGFYNMLGKFAAIIGPMLIGGVGLLMRRVLMPQSPSAEEMAHVGALAARWSMASVLILFAAGAILLHFVDEEKGKARAAML; encoded by the coding sequence ATGCGAGTCGTCCGTCTCGAAAGAAGGGTTGGGAGCCATCGGCTGATTTTGGGAGAATACGGTCGGAGGCCTCTTTTTTCAAGTCCAAATCGGAAATGCCCGTTTGCGGGGAGCGCCTTTGCCATGAAAAAACCGAACAAGGCCGTCTGGGGCTGGGCCCTGTATGACTGGGCCAATTCCGCTTTTGCCACCACCGTGATGTCCGGATTTTTCCCGGTATTTTTCAAACAGTTCTGGAGTTCCGGCGTGGACGTCAACCTGAGCACGGCCCGCCTGGGCTTGGGCAATGCCATCGCCGGCCTGCTGGTGGCGCTGGCCGCCCCGGTTCTGGGCGCCGTGGCCGACCAGGGATCGGCCCGCAAGCGGTTTCTGGCCTTTTTCGCCTACCTGGGCGTGCTGACCACCGCCGCGCTCTTTTTTGTGGGCCAGGGGCAGTGGACCTTCGCCCTGGCCGTTTACATTCTCGGCGTCATCGGTTTTTCCGGCGCCAATGTATTTTACGACGCCCTGCTGCCGGAGGTGGCCCGGGAAGACGAGGTCGATATTATATCCGGATTCGGATTCTCCATGGGCTATCTGGGCGGGGGGCTGCTCTTTCTGGTCAACGTGCTGATGGTGGTGATGCCCCAGCGCTTCGGATTGGCCGACGCGGGCCAGGCCGTGCGCATCGGCTTTCTGAGCGTGGCCCTGTGGTGGGGGTTTTTTACGATTTTCGTCCTTCTCTGGGTACCCGAACCGACCCGGCCATCGGGAGCTCAATCCCTGAAAAGAAGCTGGCGGGACGGTTTTGTTCAACTCAGGCACACCTTTACACGCATCCGGCACATGAAAACGGTGCTGCTGTTTCTGTGCGCCTATTGGCTTTACATCGACGGGGTGGACACCATCATCCGCATGGCCGTGGATTACGGCATGAGCCTGGGATTTGCGGCCAATGACCTGCTTCTGGCCCTGCTGATCACCCAGTTCGTCGGCTTCCCCGCGGCCCTTGCCTTCGGCCGGCTGGGGCAAAAGATCGGAGCGCGCAAGGGGATCTATATCGCCATCGCCGTCTACGTGGCGGTCACCTTCTGGGGCATCGCCATGACGCGCAAAGAGGAATTTTACGTGCTGGCCATCGTCATCGGCCTGGTCCAGGGGGGCATCCAGGCCCTTTCCCGGTCCTACTACGCACGCCTGATTCCTGCGGACAAGCCGGCCGAATTTTTCGGCTTTTACAACATGCTGGGAAAATTCGCCGCCATTATCGGGCCGATGCTGATCGGCGGCGTGGGGCTGCTCATGCGCCGGGTGCTGATGCCGCAGTCTCCAAGCGCCGAGGAGATGGCCCATGTGGGCGCCCTGGCGGCCCGCTGGAGTATGGCCTCGGTGTTGATCCTTTTTGCCGCCGGGGCGATTCTGCTGCACTTTGTCGATGAGGAGAAGGGCAAGGCCCGGGCGGCTATGCTTTAA
- a CDS encoding transposase has product MFILHDILEKLKNEFPQSRKGQECGIWFTYTIMAIIVPFASSRTSCILRCLRSLFGFTGIRRKRFYTFMASPKIPWKRLWQTLWKMIPQPLTGGRLLLALDDYVNPKTGKKIFGCEKIFDHAAKQNQSKYPWAQNVVTVGLLKIVKGRWACLPLSYRFYHLKKSIARMHRQGGPKLAFTSKMAMAVDMITDVAGVFGRKRIIVTTDSWFGNNGLWKPLHDRLGIWIDMISRLRSNSNLFDLPGPHVSSRVGRPRKYGRKLGNAASMAAYYRSLAQEYTVNLYGRDRTILAYERVVMLKTMRCAVKVVWVYRQTQWVAFFSTDMSLSVRQIVEYYGARWKIEALFKELKRDIGSAETQTRHPQAVGNHLHFCMLATTVAWIYASRAEKTPTRRHAVDGRSHFAFSDVRRSIAKAAMDDNFRRLFPGPRISVINSLVDVLLHMAA; this is encoded by the coding sequence ATGTTCATCCTACACGACATTCTCGAAAAACTCAAAAACGAATTCCCGCAGTCTCGAAAAGGTCAAGAGTGCGGAATCTGGTTCACCTATACGATCATGGCGATCATCGTGCCTTTCGCCTCGTCCAGGACATCGTGCATCCTCCGGTGTCTCAGATCCCTGTTCGGCTTTACCGGGATACGGCGAAAACGATTCTACACGTTCATGGCATCTCCAAAGATACCATGGAAACGATTGTGGCAGACGCTGTGGAAAATGATTCCCCAACCACTGACCGGCGGGCGGCTGTTGCTGGCACTGGATGACTATGTCAACCCCAAAACGGGCAAGAAAATCTTCGGATGCGAAAAGATATTCGATCATGCTGCCAAACAGAATCAGTCGAAATATCCGTGGGCACAGAATGTCGTTACCGTGGGACTGCTGAAGATCGTCAAGGGACGATGGGCGTGCCTGCCCTTGAGCTACCGCTTCTATCACCTGAAAAAGAGCATTGCCCGCATGCATCGCCAAGGCGGGCCGAAATTGGCGTTTACCAGCAAGATGGCCATGGCTGTCGACATGATCACAGATGTTGCCGGGGTCTTTGGTCGAAAGCGGATCATCGTCACCACCGATTCCTGGTTCGGTAACAATGGCTTGTGGAAGCCGCTGCATGATCGACTGGGAATATGGATTGACATGATTTCCCGGCTCAGATCGAACAGCAATCTGTTCGATCTGCCCGGTCCGCATGTCAGCAGTCGGGTGGGGCGGCCCCGAAAATACGGCCGGAAATTGGGCAATGCGGCGTCGATGGCTGCGTATTACAGATCTCTGGCACAGGAATACACCGTCAATTTGTATGGCCGCGACAGGACCATCTTGGCCTATGAGCGTGTGGTCATGCTCAAAACGATGCGCTGTGCCGTCAAAGTGGTTTGGGTTTATCGACAAACCCAGTGGGTGGCTTTTTTCTCAACCGACATGTCCCTGTCCGTTCGACAGATCGTTGAGTATTATGGTGCCCGCTGGAAAATCGAAGCCCTGTTCAAAGAACTGAAACGCGACATCGGCAGTGCCGAAACGCAAACCCGTCATCCGCAGGCGGTCGGCAACCACCTGCACTTTTGCATGTTGGCGACCACCGTCGCCTGGATCTATGCAAGTCGGGCCGAGAAGACACCAACCCGTCGGCATGCAGTTGATGGCCGGAGCCATTTTGCCTTCTCGGACGTTCGCCGATCGATAGCCAAAGCCGCCATGGACGATAATTTTCGTAGGCTTTTCCCTGGCCCACGTATATCCGTCATAAATTCACTGGTGGACGTACTGCTGCACATGGCGGCGTGA
- a CDS encoding DUF4238 domain-containing protein yields MANQKCVSITVRKGFSKDNGKNIWVYDKHENREFATQVKSVGNITNFYSADVEQYLADIIEGPANTVIERIRNQEQISDSEKEILSEYMAVMFKRVPRGLERLNEMAPSICTDLHNKISKDLLQIAKEEPDKVHVVNNRLAEIEKILEKYAKNPPKEIWLENIPPGRSPQMVAALVGMKWRFLVIENSMNFLTSDNPFFHFTSIGVGNPESEACFPISNKILLWATWRNDLPLGYITATKQGIKEMNRRAASNATRFIFNIEFESWILPFIKKKQWKLHLFK; encoded by the coding sequence ATGGCGAATCAAAAATGCGTATCTATAACTGTCAGGAAAGGTTTTTCTAAAGATAATGGGAAAAACATTTGGGTTTATGACAAACATGAAAATCGTGAGTTTGCAACTCAAGTTAAATCCGTAGGTAATATTACCAATTTTTATTCTGCCGATGTGGAACAATATCTTGCTGATATAATCGAAGGCCCTGCAAATACGGTCATTGAAAGGATACGGAATCAAGAACAAATATCGGACAGTGAGAAGGAAATACTCTCTGAATATATGGCGGTAATGTTCAAAAGAGTTCCGAGGGGTCTGGAAAGACTGAATGAAATGGCCCCATCAATCTGCACGGATCTTCATAATAAGATCAGCAAAGATTTGCTGCAAATTGCAAAAGAGGAGCCCGATAAGGTCCATGTTGTAAATAATCGTTTAGCTGAAATCGAAAAGATCCTCGAAAAATACGCAAAGAACCCTCCAAAGGAAATTTGGCTCGAAAACATACCTCCTGGACGGTCACCTCAAATGGTGGCCGCTTTGGTTGGAATGAAATGGAGATTTTTAGTAATTGAGAATTCAATGAATTTTCTGACATCCGATAACCCATTCTTTCATTTTACAAGCATTGGAGTTGGAAATCCGGAATCTGAAGCGTGTTTTCCTATTTCAAACAAGATCCTTCTGTGGGCAACTTGGAGAAACGATTTGCCTCTCGGTTATATAACTGCAACTAAACAAGGTATTAAAGAAATGAATCGACGTGCCGCCAGCAATGCAACACGATTTATTTTTAACATTGAATTCGAATCATGGATATTACCTTTTATCAAAAAGAAACAATGGAAACTACATTTATTTAAATAG